The Mycobacterium paragordonae genome includes a region encoding these proteins:
- a CDS encoding IS30 family transposase: protein MPSGYPHSKWVRREFFDRVCGGVPVHRAAKAMGVSTTRAWIWWRDAGAMQLVNGGRNACGLANPGDWSRRPGGPGRRICGEERIEIMRLRDAGLCAAQIGQRLGRHRSTIGREFERNSLPDGDYHALMAHARAAERARRPKGFKLVDHPLCAAIEAWMEQGWSPKLIAEVLARDHPGDKLARVSHETIYQCLYVQTRGSLRADLNKCLSTKRASRKPRGRNTSRGVYSSGEEFTISDRPAEVADRAVPGHWEGDLIVGPNNSAIGTLVERSTRFTILLHLLGDRSAETVATAMIEAMKELPEHLRRSITWDRGSEMANWRDIQLQLGTPVYFCNPHSPWQRGSNENTNRLLRFWFQKGSDLSGYTKADLKHIQDTLNRRPRPTLNLDTPAQRLYVLLHQAA, encoded by the coding sequence ATGCCGAGTGGATATCCGCATTCGAAGTGGGTGCGTCGGGAGTTCTTTGATCGGGTGTGCGGCGGTGTGCCGGTGCACCGTGCCGCCAAGGCGATGGGCGTGTCGACAACGCGTGCGTGGATTTGGTGGCGTGATGCTGGGGCGATGCAGCTCGTCAATGGCGGTAGGAATGCTTGCGGTTTAGCAAACCCAGGTGATTGGTCAAGGCGGCCGGGAGGTCCGGGTCGCAGGATCTGCGGCGAGGAACGCATCGAGATCATGCGGTTGCGTGATGCAGGGCTCTGCGCTGCTCAGATCGGACAGCGTCTGGGGCGCCATCGCTCTACGATCGGTCGTGAGTTCGAGCGGAACAGCTTGCCTGATGGGGATTATCACGCGTTGATGGCGCATGCTCGAGCTGCTGAACGAGCGCGCCGGCCCAAGGGATTCAAACTGGTTGATCATCCACTGTGCGCGGCCATCGAGGCTTGGATGGAGCAAGGTTGGAGCCCCAAGCTCATCGCTGAGGTGTTGGCTCGTGATCATCCTGGTGACAAGCTGGCCAGGGTGAGCCACGAGACCATCTACCAATGCTTGTATGTGCAGACCCGTGGCAGTTTGCGCGCTGACCTCAACAAATGCCTGTCCACCAAACGAGCCAGCCGCAAACCGCGCGGTCGCAACACCAGCCGTGGGGTCTACAGCAGCGGTGAGGAATTCACCATCAGCGACCGCCCTGCCGAGGTCGCCGACCGTGCGGTGCCTGGTCATTGGGAAGGCGACCTGATTGTGGGGCCCAACAACAGCGCTATCGGAACCCTCGTCGAGCGCAGCACCCGATTCACTATCTTGCTGCACCTGCTTGGCGATCGCAGCGCCGAAACCGTCGCCACCGCAATGATCGAGGCGATGAAAGAATTGCCCGAGCATCTGCGGCGCTCGATCACCTGGGACCGAGGCAGCGAAATGGCCAACTGGCGCGACATTCAGCTACAGCTGGGGACCCCGGTCTATTTCTGTAACCCCCACTCACCCTGGCAGCGCGGCAGCAACGAAAACACCAACCGCCTCCTACGGTTTTGGTTCCAAAAAGGCAGCGACCTCAGCGGCTACACCAAAGCTGACCTCAAACACATCCAAGACACCCTCAATCGCCGACCCCGCCCCACCCTCAACCTCGACACCCCCGCCCAGCGCCTTTACGTCCTACTCCACCAAGCCGCCTAG
- a CDS encoding VOC family protein: protein MRLDHVVLWTKNPATAMDFYTRVVGLAPVRFDEFRAGEAPFPSVRVCGDSIIDLLPAEGAAGTEAMTKVEGSAGHPVNHVCLAMTKDEYDALDRRLQAEGVDTSARLNHSFGALGWAPQGYYFPDPDGNVVEARYYE from the coding sequence ATGCGGCTGGACCACGTAGTGCTCTGGACAAAGAATCCCGCCACGGCGATGGATTTCTACACCAGGGTGGTCGGCCTGGCGCCGGTCCGGTTCGACGAATTCCGGGCCGGCGAAGCGCCTTTCCCCAGCGTGCGGGTGTGCGGCGACTCCATCATCGACCTGCTGCCGGCCGAGGGGGCCGCCGGCACCGAGGCCATGACAAAGGTCGAGGGCAGTGCGGGTCACCCGGTCAACCACGTCTGCCTGGCAATGACCAAGGATGAGTACGACGCGCTGGACCGACGCCTGCAGGCCGAGGGTGTGGACACCAGCGCGCGGCTGAACCACAGCTTCGGAGCGCTGGGCTGGGCGCCGCAGGGCTATTACTTCCCCGACCCGGACGGCAACGTGGTCGAGGCCCGCTACTATGAGTAG
- the folK gene encoding 2-amino-4-hydroxy-6-hydroxymethyldihydropteridine diphosphokinase, with protein sequence MTRVVLSIGSNLGDRLANLQSAVDGLGAAVRAVSSVYETDPWGGVEQEPFLNAVLIAEDPDRDAHAWLRRAHEIEQAAGRVRELRWGPRTLDVDLVACYGTRGQITVDDPELTLPHPRAHVRAFVLVPWLDVEPTAELSRPVRELLADLADDAAGVRPTSLALET encoded by the coding sequence ATGACCCGCGTGGTGCTGTCCATCGGCTCCAACCTGGGTGATCGCCTGGCCAACCTGCAATCGGCCGTCGACGGGCTCGGTGCTGCGGTCCGCGCGGTGTCATCGGTCTACGAGACGGACCCCTGGGGCGGCGTGGAGCAGGAACCGTTCCTCAATGCCGTGTTGATCGCCGAGGACCCCGACCGCGATGCGCATGCCTGGTTGCGCCGGGCTCACGAGATCGAGCAGGCCGCCGGGCGGGTGCGTGAGTTGCGCTGGGGTCCGCGCACCTTGGACGTCGACCTGGTCGCCTGTTACGGAACGCGGGGTCAGATCACCGTCGATGACCCAGAGCTGACGCTGCCGCACCCGAGGGCCCATGTGCGGGCATTCGTGCTGGTGCCGTGGCTGGACGTGGAACCGACCGCGGAGCTCTCCCGGCCGGTGCGCGAGCTGCTCGCCGATCTGGCCGACGACGCCGCAGGCGTGCGCCCGACCTCGCTGGCGCTGGAGACCTGA
- the folP gene encoding dihydropteroate synthase, translating to MSSAPVQVIGVLNVTDDSFSDGGRYLDPDGAVEHGLALAAEGADIIDVGGESTRPGATRVDPDVETARIVPVVKNLAAQGITVSIDTMHARVAQAALANGAQIVNDVSGGRADPAMAPLLAEAGVPWVLMHWRPVSADHPHRVPDYRDVVADVRADLLASVDDAVAAGVDPANLVIDPGLGFAKTGQHNWALLHGLPKLMATGLPVLLGASRKRFLGALLAGPDGTPRPADGRETATAVISALAVLHGVWGVRVHDVRASVDARKVVEAWQGAEGAVTGG from the coding sequence GTGAGTTCGGCACCCGTGCAGGTGATAGGGGTGCTCAACGTCACTGACGACTCGTTCTCCGACGGCGGGCGCTACCTCGATCCCGACGGTGCCGTCGAACATGGTTTGGCCTTGGCCGCCGAAGGTGCCGACATCATCGACGTCGGGGGAGAGTCGACGCGGCCCGGCGCGACACGGGTGGACCCCGACGTGGAAACCGCACGCATCGTCCCCGTTGTGAAAAACCTTGCGGCACAAGGAATAACCGTCAGTATCGACACCATGCACGCGCGGGTGGCGCAGGCGGCGCTGGCGAACGGTGCGCAAATCGTCAACGACGTGTCCGGCGGGCGCGCCGATCCGGCCATGGCCCCACTGCTGGCCGAGGCCGGGGTGCCATGGGTGTTGATGCACTGGCGGCCGGTATCGGCCGACCATCCACACCGGGTTCCGGACTACCGGGACGTGGTGGCCGACGTCCGTGCCGACCTGCTGGCCAGTGTGGACGACGCCGTGGCGGCGGGCGTCGATCCGGCCAACCTCGTGATCGACCCCGGCCTGGGTTTCGCCAAGACGGGACAACACAATTGGGCCCTGTTGCACGGCCTGCCGAAGTTAATGGCGACCGGGCTTCCGGTGTTGTTGGGTGCCTCCCGCAAGCGCTTCCTCGGCGCTTTGCTGGCCGGGCCCGACGGCACGCCGCGACCGGCCGACGGCCGCGAAACGGCGACGGCGGTGATCTCCGCACTGGCGGTGTTGCACGGTGTCTGGGGTGTGCGGGTGCACGACGTGCGCGCGTCGGTAGACGCCCGCAAAGTCGTCGAAGCGTGGCAGGGCGCGGAAGGGGCGGTAACCGGTGGCTGA
- the ftsH gene encoding ATP-dependent zinc metalloprotease FtsH, with amino-acid sequence MNRRNVIRTVTAVAVLVLLGWSFFYFSDDTRGYKPVDTSVAMTQINSDNVKSAQIDDREQQLRLTLKKGNNDTENSDKVITKYPTGYGVDLFNALTAKNAKVSTVVNEGSLIGELLVYVLPLLLLVGLFVMFSRMQGGARMGFGFGKSRAKQLSKDMPKTTFADVAGVDEAVEELYEIKDFLQNPSRYQALGAKIPKGVLLYGPPGTGKTLLARAVAGEAGVPFFTISGSDFVEMFVGVGASRVRDLFEQAKQNSPCIIFVDEIDAVGRQRGAGLGGGHDEREQTLNQLLVEMDGFGDRAGVILIAATNRPDILDPALLRPGRFDRQIPVTNPDLAGRRAVLRVHSKGKPIGPDADLDGLAKRTVGMTGADLANVINEAALLTARENGTVITGPALEEAVDRVIGGPRRKGRIISEHEKKITAYHEGGHTLAAWAMPDIDPVYKVTILARGRTGGHAVAVPEEDKGLRTRSEMIAQLVFAMGGRAAEELVFREPTTGAVSDIEQATKVARAMVTEYGMSARLGAVKYGTEHGDPFLGRTMGTQPDYSHEVAREIDEEVRKLIEAAHTEAWEILTEYRDVLDTLAGELLEKETLHRPELEAIFGDVEKRPRLTMFDDFGGRIPSDKPPIKTPGELAIERGEPWPQPVPEPAFKVAIARASKAAEEAQADKANGDGNGANGSHVTTQPDYGAPAGWHAPGWPPPSSSRPQPAPGYPSPEESDAEEPSGQLDKDVTRSNPPAHG; translated from the coding sequence ATGAACCGTAGAAACGTGATACGCACCGTTACGGCCGTCGCCGTGCTGGTGCTGCTCGGCTGGTCGTTTTTTTACTTCAGCGATGACACCCGCGGTTACAAACCCGTCGACACCTCGGTGGCGATGACCCAGATCAACAGCGACAACGTCAAGAGCGCGCAGATCGACGACCGCGAACAGCAGCTGCGGTTGACCCTGAAGAAGGGCAACAACGACACCGAGAACTCCGACAAGGTCATCACCAAGTACCCAACGGGTTACGGTGTCGACCTCTTCAACGCGCTGACCGCGAAGAACGCCAAGGTCAGCACCGTCGTCAACGAAGGCAGCCTGATCGGCGAACTGCTGGTCTACGTGCTGCCGTTGTTGCTGCTGGTCGGCCTCTTCGTGATGTTCTCCCGGATGCAGGGCGGCGCCCGGATGGGCTTCGGCTTCGGCAAATCGCGCGCCAAACAGTTGTCCAAGGACATGCCCAAGACCACCTTCGCCGACGTCGCCGGCGTCGACGAAGCGGTCGAGGAGCTCTACGAGATCAAGGACTTCCTGCAGAACCCGTCCCGGTACCAGGCCCTCGGCGCCAAGATCCCCAAGGGCGTGCTGCTCTACGGCCCGCCCGGGACCGGCAAGACGCTGCTGGCCCGCGCCGTGGCCGGGGAAGCCGGTGTGCCCTTCTTCACCATCTCCGGCTCCGACTTCGTCGAGATGTTCGTCGGCGTCGGCGCATCGCGCGTCCGGGACCTTTTCGAGCAGGCAAAACAAAACAGCCCGTGCATCATCTTCGTCGACGAGATCGACGCGGTCGGCCGCCAGCGGGGCGCTGGCCTGGGCGGTGGTCACGATGAGCGCGAACAGACCCTCAACCAGCTGCTGGTCGAGATGGACGGCTTCGGTGACCGCGCCGGCGTCATCCTGATCGCGGCCACCAACCGGCCCGACATCCTGGACCCGGCGCTGCTTCGGCCGGGCCGCTTCGACCGCCAGATCCCGGTGACGAACCCGGACCTGGCCGGCCGTCGCGCCGTCCTGCGGGTGCACTCCAAAGGCAAGCCGATCGGACCGGACGCCGACCTGGACGGCCTGGCCAAGCGGACCGTCGGCATGACCGGCGCCGACCTGGCCAACGTCATCAACGAGGCGGCGCTGCTGACCGCCCGGGAAAACGGCACCGTCATCACCGGCCCGGCGCTGGAAGAGGCGGTGGACCGGGTCATCGGCGGTCCCCGCCGCAAGGGCCGCATCATCAGCGAGCACGAGAAGAAGATCACCGCCTACCACGAGGGCGGACACACCCTGGCGGCCTGGGCGATGCCGGACATCGACCCGGTCTACAAGGTGACGATCCTGGCCCGGGGCCGCACCGGCGGACACGCCGTCGCGGTGCCGGAAGAGGACAAGGGTCTGCGGACCCGGTCGGAGATGATCGCCCAGCTGGTCTTCGCGATGGGTGGGCGCGCGGCCGAGGAACTGGTGTTCCGCGAGCCGACCACCGGCGCGGTCTCCGACATCGAGCAGGCCACCAAGGTCGCCCGGGCGATGGTTACCGAATACGGCATGAGCGCTCGCCTCGGCGCGGTGAAGTACGGCACCGAACACGGCGACCCGTTCCTGGGCCGCACCATGGGCACCCAGCCGGACTACTCGCACGAGGTCGCCCGCGAGATCGACGAAGAGGTGCGCAAGCTCATCGAGGCCGCGCACACCGAAGCGTGGGAGATCCTCACCGAATACCGCGACGTGCTGGACACCTTGGCCGGCGAGTTGCTGGAAAAGGAAACGCTGCACCGGCCCGAGCTGGAGGCGATTTTCGGCGACGTCGAGAAGCGCCCGCGGCTGACCATGTTCGACGACTTCGGTGGCCGCATCCCCTCGGACAAGCCGCCGATCAAGACGCCCGGCGAGCTGGCGATCGAGCGCGGGGAGCCGTGGCCGCAACCGGTGCCGGAGCCGGCGTTCAAGGTGGCTATCGCGCGCGCCAGCAAGGCGGCCGAGGAGGCCCAGGCGGACAAGGCCAACGGCGACGGTAACGGAGCCAACGGTTCGCACGTCACCACCCAGCCCGACTACGGGGCCCCGGCCGGTTGGCATGCACCCGGATGGCCGCCACCGTCGTCCAGCCGGCCACAACCCGCGCCCGGTTACCCCAGCCCGGAAGAGTCTGACGCCGAGGAGCCTTCCGGTCAGCTGGACAAGGATGTGACTCGGTCCAATCCACCGGCCCATGGCTGA
- the folB gene encoding dihydroneopterin aldolase has protein sequence MADRIELRGLKIRGRHGVFEHERRDGQDFVVDITVWIDLARAAASDELADTYDYGALAQLAADIVGGTARNLIETVGADIADRVIADERVHAVEVTVHKPQAPISQTFDDVAVVTRRSRRGGRGSVIPAGSVI, from the coding sequence GTGGCTGACCGAATCGAGTTGCGCGGCCTGAAGATTCGCGGCCGCCACGGCGTATTCGAACACGAGCGGCGCGACGGTCAGGACTTCGTCGTCGACATCACGGTCTGGATAGACCTGGCCCGTGCTGCGGCCAGCGACGAGCTGGCCGACACCTACGATTACGGCGCGCTGGCGCAGTTGGCCGCCGACATCGTCGGCGGAACGGCGCGGAATCTGATCGAAACGGTCGGGGCCGACATCGCCGACCGGGTGATCGCCGACGAGCGGGTCCACGCGGTTGAAGTGACGGTGCACAAGCCGCAGGCGCCCATCTCCCAGACTTTCGACGACGTGGCCGTGGTGACCAGGCGGTCCCGCCGTGGTGGTCGCGGATCGGTGATCCCGGCGGGCTCGGTGATATGA
- a CDS encoding DUF3180 domain-containing protein, with translation MGPTRKRDLTGVVLGAAFVGYLLITVLYRYFPPITVWSGVSLLVVAVAEALWARTVRAKINDGEIGDAPGWLHPLAVARSLMVAKASAWVGAVMLGWWVGVLVYFLPRRSWMRAAAEDTGGAVVAALSALALVIAAMWLQHCCKSPPQDSGEPGEGAET, from the coding sequence ATGGGCCCGACCCGCAAACGTGACCTGACGGGGGTGGTGCTCGGCGCCGCGTTCGTGGGCTACCTGCTGATCACCGTGTTGTACCGGTACTTTCCGCCGATCACCGTGTGGAGTGGGGTTTCGTTGCTGGTGGTCGCCGTCGCGGAGGCGCTGTGGGCGCGCACCGTGCGCGCCAAGATCAACGACGGCGAGATCGGCGATGCACCAGGCTGGCTGCACCCGCTCGCGGTGGCGCGCAGCCTGATGGTCGCCAAGGCGTCGGCCTGGGTAGGCGCGGTGATGCTGGGTTGGTGGGTGGGGGTGCTGGTGTATTTCCTGCCGCGCCGGTCATGGATGCGAGCCGCCGCCGAGGACACCGGCGGCGCCGTCGTGGCGGCGCTCAGCGCGCTGGCTCTGGTCATCGCGGCGATGTGGTTACAGCATTGCTGCAAGTCACCTCCGCAGGATTCCGGTGAACCCGGCGAAGGGGCCGAGACCTGA
- the folE gene encoding GTP cyclohydrolase I FolE, producing MTQLESRETGARPFDQARAEAAVRELLIALGEDPDRHGLRDTPARVVRAYKEIFAGLYTEPTSVLNAMFDENHDELVLVKGIPMYSTCEHHLVAFHGVAHVGYIPGVDGRVTGLSKIARLVDLYAKRPQVQERLTSQIADALVQKLDPRGVIVVIEAEHLCMAMRGVRKPGATTTTSAVRGQFKSDAASRAEALDLILRK from the coding sequence ATGACCCAGCTGGAATCCAGGGAGACCGGAGCCAGGCCGTTCGATCAGGCCCGCGCCGAGGCGGCGGTCCGCGAATTGCTGATTGCGCTCGGCGAAGATCCGGACCGCCACGGTCTGCGCGACACCCCGGCTCGCGTGGTGCGTGCCTACAAAGAGATCTTCGCCGGGCTCTACACCGAGCCCACCTCGGTGCTCAACGCGATGTTCGACGAGAACCACGATGAGTTGGTGCTCGTCAAAGGAATACCGATGTACTCCACCTGCGAGCATCATCTCGTCGCCTTCCACGGGGTGGCCCACGTCGGTTACATCCCCGGTGTGGACGGCAGGGTGACCGGCCTGTCGAAAATCGCTCGGCTGGTCGACCTCTACGCCAAGCGTCCGCAGGTGCAGGAGCGGCTCACCAGCCAGATCGCGGATGCCCTGGTGCAGAAGCTGGATCCGCGCGGGGTCATCGTGGTGATCGAGGCCGAGCACCTGTGCATGGCGATGCGCGGTGTCCGCAAGCCCGGCGCCACCACGACGACGTCGGCGGTGCGCGGTCAGTTCAAGTCCGACGCCGCCTCCCGGGCGGAAGCGCTCGATCTCATTCTGCGTAAGTGA